The following are encoded together in the bacterium genome:
- a CDS encoding glycosyltransferase family 2 protein gives MEEGEIYLSIISPVYNEEAHVVELYFRLSKVLAQIDKPCEIIFIDDGSTDKTYALIKDLKMRDEKIKIIRFIRNFGQYLAIIAGFNQAKGKIMVTIEGSLKSPPEEIPNLLEELNKGYDVVIGAIGLHQLPSIFRPLINFINWFVSKLTGTTIKDYESLFMAYKRGAVKMLLQCRERTPLIKALLSWLGLKVGEIELDTTHSSTKTVFDLLKADFELITSFSTSPISFLSSLGVFMGSLAIVLGLFWLIQSFILNAGISIIIAFLSILFGIQLYGLAFLGKYIAKIYLQIQGRPYYIIEEIIE, from the coding sequence ATGGAAGAAGGTGAAATCTATCTTTCCATTATCAGCCCGGTATATAATGAAGAGGCACATGTAGTTGAATTGTATTTTCGGCTATCAAAGGTTTTGGCACAAATTGATAAACCTTGTGAGATTATTTTTATCGATGATGGTAGCACAGATAAAACCTATGCCTTGATTAAAGACTTGAAAATGCGTGATGAGAAAATAAAGATTATCCGATTTATTCGCAATTTTGGGCAATATTTAGCCATAATCGCAGGATTTAATCAAGCAAAAGGCAAGATAATGGTTACGATTGAAGGTAGTCTCAAAAGCCCACCTGAAGAGATACCTAATTTATTAGAAGAACTAAATAAAGGCTATGATGTTGTCATTGGCGCCATAGGATTACATCAGTTACCTTCTATTTTTCGACCCTTAATTAATTTTATTAACTGGTTTGTTTCTAAACTTACCGGAACCACGATAAAAGACTATGAATCTCTATTTATGGCATATAAAAGAGGGGCAGTAAAAATGCTCCTCCAGTGTCGAGAAAGAACCCCATTAATAAAAGCATTACTGAGTTGGCTTGGACTTAAAGTCGGTGAAATAGAACTTGATACTACCCATAGTTCCACAAAGACAGTTTTTGATTTATTAAAAGCAGATTTTGAACTTATTACCAGTTTTTCAACATCGCCTATCTCATTCTTAAGCTCTCTTGGAGTATTTATGGGCTCCCTGGCGATTGTGCTTGGATTATTCTGGTTAATTCAATCATTTATTTTAAACGCAGGCATTAGTATCATCATCGCCTTTTTATCCATCCTTTTTGGCATACAACTTTATGGACTCGCCTTCCTCGGTAAGTATATTGCAAAAATATATCTCCAAATTCAAGGCAGACCTTATTATATCATTGAAGAAATAATTGAGTAA
- the gyrB gene encoding DNA topoisomerase (ATP-hydrolyzing) subunit B: MSTTYDVEKIQVLEGLEGVRKRPSMYIGDTHIQGLHHLVYEAVDNSIDEALVGACQNIKVELHQDGSVTVEDDGRGIPVEMHPVYKKTGVELVMTTLHAGGKFDDKSYKISGGLHGVGISVVNGLSEWLEVEVSRDGKVYCQKYKSGKPTTDLEIIGTSNKTGTRVRFKPDKKIFKQTQEFSFDMLSHRLRELAFLNKGLKISILDEKSKKEHTFVYEGGIISFVEHLNENKTPLHDKPIYFSKQKDSVEVEIAIQYNDGYQENVFSYANTINTHEGGTHLIGFKSGLTRVLNDYARKNNLIKEADFSLSGEDVREGITAVISVKLREPQFEGQTKTKLGNSEVKGIVESIVGEGLDLFCEENPAIVKKIIEKSIIAARAREAARKARELTRRKSALETDSLPGKLADCSERDPANCEIYLVEGDSAGGSAKQGRDRKFQAVLPLKGKILNVEKTRLDHALTNEEIKTIITALGTGIGEDDFDITKARYHRIIIMTDADVDGAHIRTLLLTFFYRYMPQLIEAGYVYIAQPPLYGVKKNKKDYYAYADDELEKLLEKIGRKGATIQRYKGLGEMNPEQLWQTTMDPETRTNLQVTLEDNVEADNIFTILMGDKVEPRRQFIQTHALEVRNLDV, encoded by the coding sequence AGGTTGAACTCCATCAGGATGGAAGTGTTACGGTTGAAGATGATGGTCGAGGCATACCTGTGGAGATGCACCCTGTTTATAAAAAAACAGGTGTAGAACTTGTGATGACCACACTTCATGCCGGCGGTAAATTTGATGATAAATCTTATAAAATCTCCGGGGGACTCCATGGCGTAGGTATTTCGGTTGTTAATGGGTTATCCGAATGGTTAGAGGTTGAGGTTAGCCGGGATGGAAAGGTCTATTGCCAGAAATATAAATCAGGAAAACCAACGACTGACCTTGAGATAATTGGAACAAGCAATAAAACAGGGACCAGGGTTAGATTTAAGCCGGATAAAAAGATATTTAAGCAAACACAGGAATTCTCCTTTGATATGTTATCTCACCGCTTGAGAGAATTAGCCTTTTTAAATAAAGGGCTAAAGATTTCAATTTTAGATGAAAAGTCAAAGAAAGAACATACCTTTGTCTATGAAGGTGGAATTATCTCTTTTGTTGAGCACCTGAATGAAAATAAAACACCACTTCATGATAAACCCATCTACTTCTCAAAACAAAAAGACTCGGTAGAGGTAGAAATTGCTATCCAGTATAATGATGGTTACCAGGAAAATGTCTTTTCTTACGCCAATACGATTAATACCCATGAAGGCGGAACTCACTTAATTGGTTTCAAATCAGGTCTGACCCGTGTTCTGAATGACTATGCCAGGAAGAATAATTTAATCAAGGAGGCTGATTTCTCACTTTCCGGGGAGGATGTTCGCGAAGGGATAACTGCGGTGATAAGTGTCAAATTAAGAGAACCACAGTTTGAAGGTCAAACCAAGACAAAATTAGGTAATAGTGAAGTAAAAGGTATTGTTGAATCGATAGTTGGAGAGGGATTAGATTTATTTTGTGAGGAAAACCCAGCGATTGTAAAAAAGATAATTGAAAAGTCAATCATTGCCGCGCGTGCCCGTGAGGCGGCTCGAAAGGCGCGGGAACTAACCCGACGCAAAAGTGCTTTAGAAACAGATTCCTTACCAGGTAAATTAGCGGATTGCTCGGAGCGTGACCCGGCAAATTGTGAAATTTACCTGGTTGAAGGAGACTCAGCTGGTGGCTCGGCAAAACAGGGGCGGGATAGAAAATTTCAGGCTGTTTTGCCCCTAAAAGGTAAAATCTTGAATGTAGAAAAAACCAGACTTGACCACGCCCTGACAAATGAAGAGATAAAAACCATTATTACCGCTTTAGGCACGGGAATTGGTGAGGATGATTTTGATATTACCAAAGCACGGTATCACCGAATTATTATTATGACTGATGCTGATGTAGATGGAGCTCACATCCGCACCTTACTCTTGACCTTCTTCTATCGTTATATGCCACAATTAATAGAAGCAGGCTATGTCTATATCGCTCAACCACCTCTTTATGGGGTCAAGAAAAACAAAAAGGATTATTATGCCTACGCAGATGACGAATTAGAAAAATTATTAGAAAAAATAGGCAGAAAAGGTGCAACCATCCAGAGATATAAAGGGTTAGGCGAGATGAATCCAGAACAACTCTGGCAAACTACAATGGACCCTGAGACAAGAACAAATCTGCAGGTTACACTAGAAGATAATGTTGAGGCAGATAATATATTTACTATTTTAATGGGTGATAAAGTTGAACCGAGACGACAGTTTATTCAAACCCATGCTTTAGAAGTGCGAAATCTGGATGTGTAG